The following DNA comes from Nocardia sp. XZ_19_385.
GAATCAGGAAGATCGTCAGGCCCAGCAGGCCGACACCCATCCCCATCAGGCATACCGGCCGCAACGTTTCCCAGCGGTCCCCGCTGACCCACACCACGATGGTCGCGATGAACCACAGCGCACTTCCGACCGCCAGCACGGGCCGCGGATCGGTGAAGCGCGGCGGGATCTCCGGAACTTTCTGGGTCACCTAGCAAGCGTAGCTACCGAACCGCCTGCCCGCCCTCCGCAGGTCCCGTATCGTTTGCCCTTGTGACAACGCCATCGGATGTTCGAGCCCTCGCGGGCGAGCTCTCGCTCGCCGTGGTACGGCTGACGCGACATCTGCGGGGCCGCCGCGCCGATGCACAGATCTCGTTGACCCAGCTGTCCGCATTGGCCACCCTGCATCGCGACGGCGCCATGACCCCGGGCGCGCTAGCCGCGAAAGAGCGGGTGCAGCCGCCGTCGATGACCCGGGTGATCGCCTCGCTCACCGACCTGGAACTGGTGGAGCGCAAACCGCACCCCACCGACGGCCGGCAGATCATCGTCTCGCTCTCCGACGCGGGCCGCGCCCTCATCGATGACGAAGCCAGCGCCCGCGAAGCCTGGATGACCGAGCAGCTCTCGCAGCTCACCGACGAGCAACTGGTCGTCCTCACCCGGGCCGTCGGCATCATGAAGCAGATCGTCACCGACTCCGAATAGGAGTCACCGCGCGTACTCCCGCGCCCCGAAAGGCTGGTCGCTGTCGACGATTTCGCGCCCCAGCGGGAACAGCGACAGCGGGATCATCTTCAGGTTCGCCCACCCGAACGGGATGCCGATGATCGAGACGAACAGCGGGATGCTGGTCAGCAGATGACCCAGCGCCAGCCACCAGCCCGCGAAGACGAACCAGATGATGTTGCCGATCATCGAGCCCGGCCGCACTCCCGGCTTCTCCACCGCGCTGCGCCCGAACGGCCACAGCGCGTAGGCCGCGATCCGGAAGGACGCGATGCCCCACGGAATCGTGATGATCAGGATGCAGCAGATGACACCGGCGATGACATAGCCGATCGCCATCCAGAACCCCGCGAAGATGAGCCAGAGGATGTTGAGAACCAGCTGAATCGGCTTCATGAGCCCCAGGATACGACTGGATGCTGACAGGAACCTGGGATGTTGGTCTCAGAAGTGCCAGCCGAGCTCCGCCTCGCGTTCCGCCGAGAAGGCGTGTTCCAGGTCGTAGACATGCCGGGAATCCTTGGCCTGCAAGCGGTTTGCCGCGGCGTACACCCGTGCCGGATAGGCCCCGAGGTACAGGCTGCCCAGCACGTCGATGCCGAGTTCGATATCCGGAGCTCGGGTGGTCGGCGCGCATTCGGCGTGACCGTCGCGGACGGTGAGGGCGAAGGTGCCGCCCGCTTCGCGGAACGGATCGCGCACGGCCAGAACAACATCCAGATCGGCGCGGTAGGCACGGGCGGTCAGGGCGGCCGGGACATCCATGAGACGGAGCCACAGGGTGTCGTGCCGGCCCTCGGTCCGGACCAGCCGCAGGTCGGTCAGCAGGTAGGGGAGCGGGTCGTGGTCGGGGAGGAACGCTTCGATGTGGGTGACGAGTTCCAGGCCGAACAGTGCGCGCCAGAGCGCGGCGTGCGCGTCGGTGGTCACCGTCCGCATCTCGACGATCTCGACCGCCGTTCCGGCGTCGCGATGGTGGTATCGGTAGAGGACATACCCGTCCGGGTGCAACAGCACGAACAGGGCGGTGCCACCGCCACGCCACGCCTCCGGGTCGCTGAACCGGATCTCCCAGGACGCGTCCGGACGGACCTGCGCGCCAGGGGTGAGCCTGCGCCACCGGTCGTAGATCTCTTTGATCCGCGTGCCCGCCACCGGCAGTTCGCTGAGGTCGACACCACCCGGATCCGGTGCGGTAGAGAGGAATTCGGCGAATCGCCGGTCGATGGTGACCCGGCTCTCCCGGATCGCCGGCCCATACCCGAAGCGCCCGTAGATGCCGGCCTGACTGGCGGTGAAGATCGTCAACGGCAACCCCGCCGCCTCCGTGCGCCGATGCTGTTCGGTGTACATCGCCCGCAGGATCCCGCGTCGCCGATGTGTCGGCGCCACCGCGACCCCTGCGATGCCTGTCGCCGGTACCGTCCGCTCACCCGGCACGGTCAGCGTCATCGTCCGTGCCTTGGTCCGGCCGACCACCCGGTCCCCCTCGACCGCGACGATATCGTCGGCCGGCGCGAACAGCCGAGCCGACCGCTCCCGGTACTCCGGGTCGGAATGCATAGTGAATGCCGTCGCATGCAGCAGCCGAGCCGCATCCTCATCGGCAGGCTCGGCCGAACGAATAGTGACCTCGGATCCCATCGTCATCATCCGACCATCCCATGCCTCACTCGGGCGCGCACCCGCTTTCTCGCGGCGCGGCCACCGGTGTGCGGGCTCGAGCTGCCGACCAGGCAGGATAGGGCCGTGGCTGAAGTGATCGATATCGACGATCCCGCGGATCCGCGGGTCGACGATTTCCGCGATCTCTCCTCCGCCGACCGCAGGCCGGATCTGCCCGGGCGGAAGGGGCTGGTGATCGCGGAGGGGGTGGTCGTGGTGCAGCGGATGCTGGATTCGCGGTTCACGCCGAGCGCGCTGCTCGGGGTGGGGAAGCGGTATGAGCTGCTGGCCGATGACCTGGCCGGGATGGATGTGCCGTACTACCGGGCCAGTGCCGAGGTGATGGCCGAAGTGGTGGGGTTCCATCTGAATCGGGGCGTGCTCGCAGTCGCGCCCAGGCCGGCGGAACTGACCTTGGATGAGGTCCTCGCGGACGCGCGC
Coding sequences within:
- a CDS encoding YccF domain-containing protein; translated protein: MKPIQLVLNILWLIFAGFWMAIGYVIAGVICCILIITIPWGIASFRIAAYALWPFGRSAVEKPGVRPGSMIGNIIWFVFAGWWLALGHLLTSIPLFVSIIGIPFGWANLKMIPLSLFPLGREIVDSDQPFGAREYAR
- a CDS encoding GNAT family N-acetyltransferase produces the protein MTMGSEVTIRSAEPADEDAARLLHATAFTMHSDPEYRERSARLFAPADDIVAVEGDRVVGRTKARTMTLTVPGERTVPATGIAGVAVAPTHRRRGILRAMYTEQHRRTEAAGLPLTIFTASQAGIYGRFGYGPAIRESRVTIDRRFAEFLSTAPDPGGVDLSELPVAGTRIKEIYDRWRRLTPGAQVRPDASWEIRFSDPEAWRGGGTALFVLLHPDGYVLYRYHHRDAGTAVEIVEMRTVTTDAHAALWRALFGLELVTHIEAFLPDHDPLPYLLTDLRLVRTEGRHDTLWLRLMDVPAALTARAYRADLDVVLAVRDPFREAGGTFALTVRDGHAECAPTTRAPDIELGIDVLGSLYLGAYPARVYAAANRLQAKDSRHVYDLEHAFSAEREAELGWHF
- a CDS encoding MarR family winged helix-turn-helix transcriptional regulator; this translates as MTTPSDVRALAGELSLAVVRLTRHLRGRRADAQISLTQLSALATLHRDGAMTPGALAAKERVQPPSMTRVIASLTDLELVERKPHPTDGRQIIVSLSDAGRALIDDEASAREAWMTEQLSQLTDEQLVVLTRAVGIMKQIVTDSE
- a CDS encoding DUF2530 domain-containing protein, which encodes MTQKVPEIPPRFTDPRPVLAVGSALWFIATIVVWVSGDRWETLRPVCLMGMGVGLLGLTIFLIQRRGARRGDKGAQTGL